ACCTCGAGACTGGACCGAATCCGCCAGAAGAGATCTACGCCGTCGTGGAGTGTCTCAAGGGCGAGCGCAACAAGTACGAGTACGACAAGGACGTGCCTGGCGTCGTCTTAGACCGCGTGCTTCACAGCAACGTGCACTATCCGAGCGACTACGGCTTCATTCCGCAGTCGTACTACGACGACGAGGACCCCTTCGACGTGCTCGTGCTCGTCGAGGATCAGACGTTCCCCGGCTGCATCATCGAGGCCCGTCCCGTCGCGCTGATGAAGATGGACGACGACGGCGAACAGGACGACAAGGTCATCGCCGTCCCAAGCGAGGATCCGCGCTACGATCACATCGACGATCTCGACGATATCACCCAGCAGCAACTCGACGAGATCGACGAGTTCTTCGCGACCTACAAGAATCTCGAAGAAGGCAAGGAAGTCGAGACGCAGGGGTGGGAGGACAAGCAGGCAGCCTACGATGCGATCGAGCACGCCCAGGATCTCTACGACGAGAACTTCTAGAGTCGAACTCGACGAGAGCGTTTCGGCACCGCGTCTGCGGTATATCCTTTCTTCTGTCGTCGCCGTCGCAAGCGGATACCCGAGAGTTATCCGTACCCGACCGGGACATGCGTTAT
This genomic stretch from Natrinema sp. SYSU A 869 harbors:
- a CDS encoding inorganic diphosphatase, whose translation is MVNLWEDLETGPNPPEEIYAVVECLKGERNKYEYDKDVPGVVLDRVLHSNVHYPSDYGFIPQSYYDDEDPFDVLVLVEDQTFPGCIIEARPVALMKMDDDGEQDDKVIAVPSEDPRYDHIDDLDDITQQQLDEIDEFFATYKNLEEGKEVETQGWEDKQAAYDAIEHAQDLYDENF